The following proteins are encoded in a genomic region of Chaetodon auriga isolate fChaAug3 chromosome 8, fChaAug3.hap1, whole genome shotgun sequence:
- the LOC143324296 gene encoding alpha-N-acetylgalactosaminidase-like: MGPLATSLFALISLTVALDNGLLKTPPMGWMAWERFRCDTDCKDDPENCIREDLFRDMADRLAEDGWKELGYKYVIIDDCWMSMLRDEQGRLQPEPSRFPGGIAKLARYIHDRGLKLGIYADMGTHTCMGFPGTTLDKIEIDAQTFASWGVDYLKFDGCYSNPVEQMLGYPLMSKALNATGRPIAYSCSWPAYLGGLPPMVNYSLLGDICHLWRNYYDIQDSWDSVQGIIEWFSINQDDLQPVAGPGRWNDPDMLIIGNFGLSVDQARSQMALWAIMAAPLIMSNDLRNLDSSARAILQNKVAIAINQDRMGIPGRRLLQEKSHIEVYWRPLSHSASSLVFLSRRSDMPYLYHTSLAKLNYDAGNYKVYDVFTGMTMTGLDATTEFTLSINPSGVVMWYVSPEQQSKQTDKLHYQHKKASQFTFHKGKPGHHTVL; encoded by the exons ATGGGGCCCTTAGCAACAAGTCTCTTTGCCCTCATCTCTCTGACTGTGGCCCTAGACAATGGATTGCTGAAGACCCCACCCATGGGATGGATGGCCTGGGAACGCTTTCGCTGTGACACTGACTGTAAAGATGACCCAGAGAACTGCATCAG GGAGGATCTGTTCAGAGACATGGCTGACCGGCTGGCTGAGGATGGCTGGAAGGAGCTGGGCTACAAGTATGTAATCATTGATGACTGCTGGATGTCCATGTTGAGAGATGAACAAGGGAGGCTGCAGCCTGAACCCTCCAG GTTCCCAGGGGGCATTGCAAAACTGGCGAGGTATATCCATGACCGTGGACTGAAGCTTGGCATTTATGCAGACATGGGCACTCACACATGTATGGGATTCCCAGGCACCACACTGGATAAAATTGAGATTGATGCCCAGACTTTTGCCAGTTGGGGGGTAGATTATCTGAAGTTTGATGGCTGTTACTCAAATCCTGTGGAACAAATGCTGG GTTATCCTCTGATGTCCAAGGCTTTGAATGCTACAGGTAGACCTATAGCCTACTCCTGTAGTTGGCCTGCCTATCTGGGAGGACTTCCACCTATG GTGAACTACTCTCTGCTGGGGGATATTTGTCATTTGTGGAGGAATTACTATGATATCCAGGACTCATGGGACAGTGTGCAAGGCATCATTGAGTGGTTCTCCATCAACCAGGATGATCTGCAGCCAGTTGCAGGGCCTGGACGGTGGAATGACCCTGACATG CTCATCATTGGAAACTTTGGTCTCAGTGTGGACCAGGCTCGCTCTCAGATGGCTCTCTGGGCGATAATGGCTGCACCCCTCATTATGTCTAATGACCTTCGAAACTTGGACAGCAGTGCGAGGGCCATCCTGCAAAACAAAGTGGCTATTGCCATCAACCAGGACCGAATGGGCATCCCAGGAAGACGCCTCCTGCAG GAGAAGAGTCATATTGAGGTTTACTGGAGGCCTCTGTCTCATTCAGCCAGCTCCCTCGTATTCTTGAGTCGACGCAGTGACATGCCCTACCTCTACCACACCTCTCTGGCTAAACTCAACTATGATGCTGGCAACTATAAG GTCTATGATGTGTTTACTGGCATGACGATGACAGGGTTggatgccaccacagagtttACACTTTCCATCAATCCCTCAGGTGTTGTTATGTGGTACGTCTCGCCAGAACAACAGTCCAAACAGACTGACAAACTCCATTACCAGCACAAAAAAGCCTCACAATTCACATTCCACAAAGGTAAACCTGGGCATCACACTGTGTTATGA